From the genome of Streptomyces sp. NBC_01317, one region includes:
- a CDS encoding S8 family serine peptidase — translation MTRPKRPKRPIRIRVVIATMTTVALGALGALPSHAVEPRDAPAAAGAASGPIDPPLYDETADGGTVRVNVVTENRTDLSTAATAGRTLRSFDTLPVVTLKVGTDGLDRLASQPGVVSVTEDIAVPPSRDDSVALTGAAPAAAPGRAGRAAAAGDGAGSAIAVLDTGVATHHPYLKDRIVAEACFSPVDADSSASSLCPNGTEQQEGPGTADSEAGPCAAMAGCDHGTHVAGIAAGDGAGLAGAPASGVAPGAGIVAIQVFSKFDSEDYCGGPDVTPCVLSYTSAQIAALEKVMELRQAGTPVIAANLSLGAGRYATACDGDPRGLAVDLLLGLDVTTVVAAGNNAYGDAVSAPACIASAVAVGSTTADDELSSFSNRGALLDLLARGTGVVSSVPGGGYASKNGTSMAAPQVAGAFAVLRQAFPEESAARLESRLKAGGRTISYTGGSTPRLDITGALGDTGQPAPGITDFNCDRIEDLAVADPEATVGGDARAGLVRIVYGGGKGTSEVHQDLAAVPGDAEANDYFGEALATVDHDGDGCTDLVVGTPREDLGSQADAGTVDVMYGASGGLASGGAAEHLEQGTGTGDILAAASEAGDRMGAAVAAGLTDAGEPYLVIGVPGEDVDGKADAGGAFYLRGSVNRALVQGKAGVAGTPEAGDKYGSSVAGAPEHLVIGVPGEGMVPSRVTGTTEVVAGQVDVMAHQLNSDGVPLHRGSIDQNSFRVTAEVEAGDQFGAAVSAAPGRFTRGVSFSFPSTYIAIGVPGEDITYGGAARADAGRVVVVRITEGWGLLLNQVNNGYDQGPDDVVGSPEAGDRMGAAVTVVNRTPGPLATAASLVMAVGVPGEDVGTVADAGAVSVFGLVGEPGANDRWIEAGNPSGMPGAPGAGRKTGTSLHGTPTRLYVGMPYGPGAYGSLYAMTWTNVTGGGAQPVTTYAPGTGGLPAAGLRFGMTAR, via the coding sequence TTGACGAGACCGAAGCGACCGAAGAGACCGATACGGATCAGGGTCGTCATCGCCACGATGACGACCGTGGCCCTCGGCGCCCTCGGCGCCCTGCCGTCCCACGCCGTCGAGCCGCGCGACGCCCCCGCGGCGGCCGGCGCGGCGAGCGGCCCGATCGACCCCCCGCTGTACGACGAGACCGCCGACGGCGGCACCGTACGCGTCAACGTCGTCACCGAGAACCGCACGGACCTGTCGACCGCGGCGACCGCCGGGCGGACGCTGCGGTCCTTCGACACCCTGCCGGTCGTCACCCTCAAGGTCGGCACGGACGGCCTGGACAGGCTGGCCTCCCAGCCGGGCGTGGTCAGTGTCACCGAGGACATCGCCGTACCGCCGTCGCGGGACGACAGCGTCGCCCTCACCGGCGCCGCCCCGGCCGCCGCGCCGGGCCGGGCCGGGCGCGCCGCGGCGGCCGGGGACGGAGCGGGCAGCGCGATAGCCGTCCTGGACACCGGCGTCGCCACCCACCATCCGTACCTGAAGGACCGGATCGTGGCCGAGGCGTGCTTCTCGCCCGTCGACGCCGATTCCTCCGCCTCCAGCCTGTGCCCCAACGGCACCGAACAACAGGAAGGGCCCGGCACCGCCGATTCCGAGGCCGGCCCCTGCGCGGCCATGGCCGGGTGCGATCACGGCACCCATGTGGCCGGTATCGCGGCGGGCGACGGCGCCGGCCTCGCCGGAGCCCCCGCCTCCGGGGTCGCCCCCGGCGCAGGCATCGTGGCCATCCAGGTCTTCAGCAAGTTCGACTCCGAGGACTACTGCGGCGGGCCCGACGTCACGCCCTGCGTCCTGAGCTACACCAGCGCCCAGATCGCCGCGCTGGAGAAGGTCATGGAGCTGCGTCAGGCCGGCACACCGGTGATCGCGGCGAACCTCAGCCTCGGCGCCGGACGGTACGCCACCGCCTGCGACGGCGACCCGCGCGGGCTCGCCGTCGACCTGCTCCTCGGCCTCGATGTCACCACCGTGGTCGCGGCCGGCAACAACGCGTACGGTGACGCCGTCAGCGCCCCCGCCTGTATCGCGTCCGCCGTCGCGGTCGGCTCGACCACCGCCGACGACGAACTGTCCTCCTTCAGCAACCGGGGCGCGCTGCTGGACCTCCTCGCCCGGGGCACCGGGGTCGTCTCGTCCGTACCCGGTGGCGGGTACGCCTCGAAGAACGGCACCTCCATGGCCGCGCCGCAGGTGGCCGGCGCCTTCGCGGTACTCCGGCAGGCCTTCCCCGAGGAAAGTGCCGCGCGCCTCGAATCCCGGCTGAAGGCCGGCGGCAGGACCATCTCGTACACGGGGGGCAGCACGCCCCGGCTCGACATCACCGGCGCGCTCGGTGACACGGGCCAACCGGCCCCCGGTATCACGGACTTCAACTGCGACCGGATCGAGGATCTCGCCGTCGCCGACCCCGAGGCGACCGTCGGCGGGGACGCCAGGGCGGGACTGGTACGCATCGTCTACGGCGGCGGGAAGGGGACGTCCGAGGTCCATCAGGATCTCGCCGCGGTCCCCGGCGACGCCGAGGCGAACGACTACTTCGGCGAAGCGCTGGCCACCGTCGACCACGACGGGGACGGCTGCACCGACCTGGTCGTCGGCACTCCCCGCGAGGACCTCGGGTCCCAGGCGGACGCCGGCACCGTGGACGTGATGTACGGAGCCTCCGGCGGCCTCGCCTCCGGCGGGGCGGCGGAGCACCTTGAGCAGGGCACGGGAACCGGGGACATCCTGGCCGCGGCCTCCGAGGCCGGGGACCGCATGGGCGCGGCCGTCGCCGCGGGTCTCACGGACGCCGGCGAGCCGTACCTCGTCATCGGAGTCCCGGGTGAGGACGTCGACGGCAAGGCGGACGCCGGAGGCGCCTTCTATCTGCGGGGCTCCGTCAACCGGGCGCTGGTCCAGGGGAAGGCGGGCGTGGCCGGCACCCCGGAGGCGGGTGACAAGTACGGGTCCTCCGTCGCCGGGGCGCCCGAGCACCTGGTGATCGGCGTCCCGGGCGAGGGAATGGTTCCCTCGCGGGTCACGGGTACGACCGAAGTGGTCGCGGGCCAGGTCGACGTGATGGCCCATCAGCTCAACTCCGACGGGGTGCCCCTGCACCGGGGATCCATCGATCAGAACAGCTTCCGTGTGACCGCCGAGGTGGAGGCGGGGGACCAATTCGGCGCGGCGGTCTCGGCGGCCCCGGGCCGGTTCACGCGGGGAGTGTCCTTCTCCTTCCCGAGCACGTACATCGCCATCGGGGTCCCCGGTGAGGACATCACCTACGGAGGGGCCGCCAGGGCCGACGCCGGACGTGTGGTGGTCGTCAGGATCACCGAGGGCTGGGGACTTCTGCTCAACCAGGTCAACAACGGCTACGACCAGGGCCCCGACGACGTCGTCGGATCGCCCGAGGCAGGTGACCGCATGGGAGCCGCGGTGACCGTCGTCAACCGTACGCCCGGCCCCCTCGCCACCGCCGCCAGCCTGGTGATGGCCGTCGGCGTACCGGGCGAGGACGTGGGTACGGTCGCCGACGCGGGCGCGGTCAGCGTCTTCGGCCTGGTCGGCGAGCCGGGCGCCAACGACCGGTGGATCGAGGCCGGCAACCCCTCCGGCATGCCGGGCGCCCCGGGAGCCGGCCGGAAGACGGGTACCAGCCTGCACGGCACGCCGACCCGCCTCTATGTCGGAATGCCCTACGGCCCGGGTGCCTACGGCTCGCTGTACGCGATGACGTGGACCAACGTGACCGGCGGTGGCGCCCAGCCGGTCACCACCTACGCGCCGGGGACGGGCGGACTCCCGGCCGCCGGGCTGCGGTTCGGCATGACGGCCCGCTGA
- a CDS encoding M28 family metallopeptidase, giving the protein MKLSVHGAPHISVRTAVAAGLALAGLLAAGASAATAAPTTAAAGQRSAAAPALAAPDIPLANVKAHLTQLSSIAAANGGNRAHGRAGYLASVNYVRGKLDAAGFTTSLQQFTSGGATGYNLIADWPGGDPDQVIMTGSHLDSVTSGAGINDNGSGSSATLETALTVARSGYQPVKHLRFAWWGAEELGLVGSKYYVNNLPSAERTKIKGYLNFDMLGSPNPGYFVYDDDPTIEQTFKDYYAGLGVPTEIETEGDGRSDHTAFKNIGIPVGGLFAGADYIKTAAQATKWGGTSGQAFDRCYHTSCDTTANINDTALDRNSDAVAYAVWGLSGETPVPPAGTVFENLADVAIPDNGAAVTSSLTVSGRTGNAPTTLKVGVDIKHTWRGDLVIDLVAPDGTAYRLKPSSSGDSADNVIATYTVNASSEVANGVWKLKVQDIAASDTGYIDSWKLTF; this is encoded by the coding sequence ATGAAACTCTCCGTTCACGGAGCGCCTCACATATCCGTCCGTACGGCAGTCGCCGCCGGGCTCGCCCTGGCCGGGCTGCTGGCCGCCGGCGCGAGTGCCGCGACCGCCGCCCCCACGACCGCGGCGGCCGGACAGAGATCCGCGGCCGCGCCCGCGCTCGCCGCCCCCGACATACCGCTCGCCAACGTCAAGGCGCACCTGACCCAGTTGTCGTCCATCGCCGCCGCCAACGGCGGCAACCGCGCCCATGGCAGGGCCGGTTACCTCGCGTCGGTCAACTACGTGCGGGGCAAGCTGGACGCGGCCGGGTTCACCACCAGCCTCCAGCAGTTCACCTCCGGCGGCGCCACCGGCTACAACCTGATCGCCGACTGGCCCGGCGGGGACCCGGACCAGGTCATCATGACCGGCTCGCACCTCGACTCCGTGACGTCCGGCGCCGGCATCAACGACAACGGCTCGGGTTCGTCCGCCACCCTGGAGACCGCCCTCACCGTCGCCCGCTCCGGGTACCAGCCCGTGAAGCACCTGCGGTTCGCCTGGTGGGGAGCGGAGGAGCTGGGCCTGGTCGGCTCCAAGTACTACGTCAACAACCTGCCGTCCGCCGAGCGCACCAAGATCAAGGGCTACCTGAACTTCGACATGCTCGGGTCCCCCAACCCGGGGTACTTCGTCTACGACGACGACCCGACGATCGAGCAGACGTTCAAGGACTACTACGCCGGGCTCGGTGTCCCGACGGAGATCGAGACCGAGGGTGACGGCCGCTCCGACCACACCGCGTTCAAGAACATCGGCATCCCGGTCGGCGGCCTCTTCGCGGGCGCCGACTACATCAAGACCGCCGCGCAGGCGACGAAGTGGGGCGGCACCTCGGGGCAGGCCTTCGACCGCTGCTACCACACGTCGTGCGACACGACCGCGAACATCAACGACACGGCGCTCGACCGCAACAGCGACGCGGTGGCCTACGCGGTCTGGGGGCTCTCGGGCGAGACCCCCGTACCTCCGGCGGGCACGGTGTTCGAGAACCTCGCCGACGTGGCCATCCCCGACAACGGCGCGGCCGTCACCTCGTCGCTGACCGTCTCGGGCCGCACGGGCAACGCCCCCACCACGCTGAAGGTCGGCGTGGACATCAAGCACACCTGGCGCGGTGACCTGGTGATCGACCTGGTCGCCCCGGACGGGACGGCGTACCGCCTGAAGCCCTCCAGCAGCGGCGACTCGGCGGACAACGTCATCGCCACGTACACGGTCAACGCCTCGTCGGAGGTGGCGAACGGCGTCTGGAAGCTCAAGGTCCAGGACATCGCCGCGTCGGACACGGGCTACATCGACAGCTGGAAGCTGACCTTCTAG
- a CDS encoding ABC transporter permease produces MSRAEAREGGFRTEGPRTEGPRTEESRTEESRTPSLWWTLGLFRSELTTTLRRWRTVALLGVLAAVPVLIGIAVKIETSDDGSVGGGGGAGPAFLTQVTNNGLFLVFAALAATLPVFLPMAVGVVAGDAIAGEANSGTLRYLLVAPAGRTRLLLAKYASTLAFCLVATLVVALSALLVGALLFPLGDVTTISGTRISFGDGLLRALLIALLVAASLTGIAALGLFLSTLTNSGIAAMAATVGLLITVQILGAIPQLHGIQPYLFPTHWLSFADVLREPVHWDDIAKNLELQALYVAVFGAAAWARFTTKDITV; encoded by the coding sequence ATGTCGCGGGCTGAGGCGCGTGAGGGGGGATTCCGTACGGAAGGACCCCGTACCGAAGGACCCCGTACCGAAGAATCCCGTACCGAAGAATCCCGTACCCCTTCCCTCTGGTGGACCCTCGGTCTCTTCCGGTCCGAACTGACCACCACCCTGCGGCGCTGGCGCACCGTCGCCCTGCTGGGCGTGCTGGCCGCGGTCCCTGTCCTCATCGGGATCGCCGTCAAGATCGAGACGAGCGACGACGGCTCGGTCGGCGGTGGCGGGGGAGCCGGGCCGGCCTTCCTCACCCAGGTCACCAACAACGGCCTGTTCCTGGTCTTCGCCGCGCTCGCCGCCACCCTGCCCGTCTTCCTGCCCATGGCCGTCGGGGTCGTGGCGGGTGACGCGATCGCGGGCGAGGCCAACAGCGGCACCCTGCGCTATCTGCTGGTCGCACCGGCGGGCCGTACCAGACTGCTGCTCGCCAAGTACGCGTCCACGCTGGCGTTCTGCCTGGTCGCGACCTTGGTCGTGGCACTTTCCGCGCTGCTGGTCGGCGCGCTGCTCTTCCCCCTGGGCGACGTCACCACGATCTCGGGCACGCGCATCTCCTTCGGGGACGGCCTGCTGAGGGCCCTGCTGATCGCACTCCTCGTGGCGGCCTCCCTGACCGGGATCGCGGCGCTGGGCCTGTTCCTCTCCACCCTGACCAACAGCGGCATCGCGGCGATGGCCGCGACGGTCGGCCTGCTCATCACGGTGCAGATCCTGGGCGCGATCCCCCAGCTCCACGGCATCCAGCCCTACCTCTTCCCCACCCACTGGCTGTCCTTCGCGGACGTCCTGCGCGAACCGGTCCACTGGGACGACATCGCCAAGAACCTGGAACTCCAGGCGCTGTACGTGGCGGTGTTCGGGGCGGCGGCGTGGGCGCGCTTCACGACAAAGGACATCACGGTCTGA
- a CDS encoding phospholipase A2, whose amino-acid sequence MLPQQPAAAADKIAAPALAADEIQQIGPGIYLSEIRSFEVADTDVSAGSVGRRHSVVAPASGGPAQPESAPASRADLGVFGPGWEAEFAGGSLSRKLEQQSGAYVVTDLGVNEPVRYDFVSGAAFPDGGGVDKYRSADGSTVTETTKWDAAAGSLVTTVVEVLNANLSTTEEGDDTFTDADGNPIPADDLKPTYTWKQAAPGSDPWRVTGVGSKANGTSSAGYDAQGRVTTIKEPAGADEPAESLTISYAPTTTAAGSVFGDFAGRAKAITLTSGTTTQTVARYAYDASGLLRTVTNPVESAEPSASYSYDTAGRLARTASAANGAWNLDFSAGSAVPNVEATGPARPASESVIQGAPGITDPNATAPPVSDFPGGETSDPQAYPRHCSAATSWLWYTKSGCAAWAAHYGWRAPAWKQLPSRLWVVGIKYDHCTTSPDKPSGYDFRSACDMHDYGYGLIGNTYKGYRYYLDRSKKSNVDNAFHTTLRDYTCSAYRVKRLCRSIAYGYYQAVKKGGNPKNGANRT is encoded by the coding sequence TTGCTGCCGCAGCAGCCTGCGGCGGCGGCGGACAAAATCGCCGCACCGGCACTGGCGGCGGACGAAATACAGCAGATAGGCCCCGGGATCTATCTCTCGGAAATCCGGTCCTTCGAGGTCGCGGACACCGATGTGTCCGCCGGCTCCGTCGGCCGAAGACACAGCGTCGTCGCCCCGGCGTCCGGCGGCCCCGCCCAGCCGGAATCGGCCCCCGCCTCCCGCGCCGACCTGGGTGTCTTCGGCCCTGGCTGGGAGGCCGAGTTCGCGGGCGGCAGCCTCAGCCGGAAGCTGGAACAGCAGTCGGGCGCCTACGTCGTCACCGACCTCGGCGTGAACGAGCCGGTCCGCTACGACTTCGTCAGCGGCGCCGCCTTCCCGGACGGCGGCGGCGTCGACAAGTACCGGAGCGCCGACGGCTCCACGGTCACCGAGACCACGAAGTGGGACGCGGCGGCCGGATCCCTGGTCACCACCGTCGTCGAGGTCCTCAACGCGAACCTCTCCACGACGGAGGAGGGCGACGACACCTTCACGGACGCGGACGGCAACCCCATACCCGCCGACGACCTCAAGCCCACCTACACGTGGAAGCAGGCCGCTCCCGGCAGCGACCCGTGGCGGGTCACCGGCGTGGGCAGCAAGGCCAACGGCACCTCCAGCGCCGGCTACGACGCCCAGGGCCGGGTGACCACCATCAAGGAACCGGCCGGAGCGGACGAACCGGCGGAGTCGCTGACCATCAGCTACGCGCCGACCACCACGGCCGCCGGATCGGTGTTCGGAGACTTCGCCGGCCGCGCCAAGGCGATCACTCTCACCAGCGGCACCACGACGCAGACGGTCGCCCGCTACGCCTACGACGCGTCGGGCCTGCTGCGCACCGTGACCAACCCCGTGGAGAGCGCCGAGCCGTCGGCGTCGTACAGCTACGACACCGCCGGCCGCCTGGCCCGGACAGCGTCGGCGGCCAACGGCGCGTGGAACCTGGACTTCTCGGCGGGATCGGCCGTCCCGAACGTCGAGGCCACCGGCCCGGCGCGGCCCGCCTCGGAATCGGTGATCCAGGGCGCGCCCGGGATCACCGACCCGAACGCCACGGCCCCTCCGGTCTCGGACTTCCCCGGCGGTGAGACCTCCGATCCGCAGGCGTACCCGCGCCACTGCTCTGCCGCCACGTCGTGGTTGTGGTACACGAAGAGCGGCTGCGCCGCGTGGGCGGCGCACTACGGCTGGCGCGCCCCGGCCTGGAAACAGCTCCCCAGCCGGCTGTGGGTGGTGGGCATCAAGTACGACCACTGCACCACCTCTCCCGACAAGCCCTCCGGTTACGACTTCCGGTCCGCGTGCGACATGCACGACTACGGGTACGGACTGATCGGCAACACGTACAAGGGCTACCGCTACTACCTCGACCGCAGCAAGAAGTCGAACGTGGACAACGCCTTCCACACGACGCTCCGCGACTACACCTGCTCGGCCTACCGGGTGAAGCGCCTGTGCCGCTCCATCGCGTACGGCTACTACCAGGCCGTCAAGAAGGGCGGCAATCCCAAGAACGGCGCCAACCGCACCTGA
- a CDS encoding glycosyl hydrolase family 28-related protein: MTAAAVGLSVLAGGTAVARPGGDSGAVGAAGAKATAQAPAVTRAALAPSLVAGRGADVDFAEQEAEGAVTNGTVIGPDRTAYTLPAEASGRQAVRLTPGKYVEFTLPSAANAINVRYSIPDAPGGGGITAPLDVTVNGKNRSTLTLTSQYAWLYNQYPFSNDPGADLLHPDWWITECACVPSATTPAPVISKPFRPNHFYDEQRLLLGKTYRAGDKVRLTVPAGSRAAWTVVDLLDSQLVGAPHVRLNAANVLAFGADPSGRRDSAPALDRAIAFAKRAHLKVYVPPGTYQVNRHIIVDDVTIEGAGSWYTIFKGREVALGTPAPDGSVHTGVGFYGKDASAGGSRNVHLSGFAIEGDVRERIDTDQVNGVGGAMSDSTIDGLYIRHTKVGLWFDGPMTNTRVTDNVIVDQIADGLNFHTGVTNSSVSHNFVRNSGDDGLAMWSEKKSNANNTFSHNTVQSPVLANGIAIYGGTDLTVSDNLVADPVREGSAIHVGSRFGAEAFAGKLRITDNTTVRAGTYELNWNIGLGAIWFYALDKDIDADIQVTGDHYLDNTYNAIMLVSDFPVKDLYSIKNVRFKDIRVDGTGTSVVSARVAGSASFENVDARNVGAVGVNNCGSFNFTPVGSEFALTDLGGNDGGGTTGPWLAPWELPNTITCDDRPPVVVPPAPTAW; this comes from the coding sequence ATGACCGCGGCCGCGGTCGGTCTGAGCGTCCTGGCCGGTGGTACGGCGGTGGCGCGCCCGGGCGGCGACAGCGGGGCGGTCGGGGCCGCGGGTGCGAAGGCCACCGCACAGGCCCCCGCCGTGACCCGCGCCGCCCTCGCGCCGTCGCTCGTCGCGGGCCGGGGCGCCGACGTGGACTTCGCCGAGCAGGAGGCGGAGGGCGCGGTCACGAACGGGACGGTGATCGGCCCGGACCGTACCGCCTACACCCTCCCGGCGGAGGCCTCCGGCCGGCAGGCGGTCAGGCTGACCCCGGGCAAGTACGTGGAGTTCACGCTGCCGAGCGCCGCCAACGCGATCAACGTGCGCTACAGCATCCCGGACGCGCCGGGCGGCGGCGGCATCACCGCGCCGCTCGACGTCACGGTCAACGGCAAGAACCGCTCGACCCTGACGCTCACTTCGCAGTACGCCTGGCTCTACAACCAGTACCCGTTCTCCAACGACCCCGGCGCGGACCTGCTGCACCCCGACTGGTGGATCACCGAGTGCGCGTGTGTGCCCAGCGCCACCACCCCGGCACCGGTGATCAGCAAGCCGTTCCGCCCGAACCACTTCTACGACGAGCAGCGGCTGCTGCTCGGGAAGACGTACCGCGCGGGCGACAAGGTACGGCTCACGGTCCCCGCCGGGAGCAGGGCCGCGTGGACCGTGGTCGACCTGCTCGACTCGCAGCTCGTCGGCGCGCCGCACGTACGGCTCAACGCGGCCAACGTGCTGGCGTTCGGGGCCGATCCCTCGGGCCGGCGTGACTCCGCGCCCGCGCTCGACCGGGCGATCGCCTTCGCCAAGCGCGCGCACCTCAAGGTGTACGTCCCGCCGGGCACGTACCAGGTGAACCGGCACATCATCGTGGACGACGTGACGATCGAGGGCGCGGGCAGCTGGTACACGATCTTCAAGGGCCGCGAGGTGGCCCTCGGCACCCCGGCCCCCGACGGCTCGGTGCACACCGGCGTCGGCTTCTACGGCAAGGACGCGTCGGCGGGCGGCAGCCGCAACGTCCACCTGTCGGGCTTCGCGATCGAGGGGGACGTCCGCGAGCGCATCGACACCGACCAGGTGAACGGCGTGGGCGGCGCGATGAGCGACTCGACCATCGACGGGCTCTACATCCGCCACACCAAGGTGGGCCTGTGGTTCGACGGCCCCATGACCAACACGCGCGTCACGGACAACGTGATCGTGGACCAGATAGCCGACGGCCTCAACTTCCACACAGGCGTGACGAATTCGTCGGTCTCCCACAACTTCGTCCGCAACTCGGGTGACGACGGCCTGGCGATGTGGTCGGAGAAGAAGTCGAACGCGAACAACACCTTCTCCCACAACACCGTCCAGTCACCGGTCCTCGCCAACGGCATCGCGATCTACGGCGGTACGGACCTCACCGTCTCGGACAACCTCGTCGCCGACCCGGTCAGGGAGGGCAGCGCGATCCACGTCGGCTCCCGCTTCGGCGCGGAGGCGTTCGCGGGGAAGCTGCGGATCACCGACAACACCACGGTCCGCGCGGGCACGTACGAACTGAACTGGAACATCGGCCTGGGCGCCATCTGGTTCTACGCCCTCGACAAGGACATCGACGCGGACATCCAGGTGACCGGGGACCACTACCTCGACAACACCTACAACGCGATCATGCTGGTCAGCGACTTCCCGGTGAAGGACCTCTACTCCATCAAGAACGTCCGCTTCAAGGACATCAGGGTCGACGGCACCGGCACCTCGGTGGTCAGCGCCCGCGTGGCCGGCTCCGCGTCCTTCGAGAACGTGGACGCCCGCAACGTCGGCGCGGTCGGCGTCAACAACTGCGGCTCGTTCAACTTCACCCCGGTGGGCTCGGAGTTCGCCCTGACAGACCTGGGCGGCAACGACGGCGGCGGCACCACAGGCCCCTGGCTGGCCCCCTGGGAACTCCCGAACACCATCACCTGCGACGACCGCCCCCCGGTGGTCGTACCTCCGGCTCCCACAGCTTGGTGA